In the genome of Arachis stenosperma cultivar V10309 chromosome 6, arast.V10309.gnm1.PFL2, whole genome shotgun sequence, the window TTATTATGTATAGTTGATTATTACATAGTATATAGTTAGGAAAAGAGTGACTAGTTGCATTCAAAGGTGAAGATGGGGATCAAAGAGGACGTGGAGGATGGTGTAGAGAAGAACGGAATCAGAGAGCCATTAATTTCTGACCATGCAAGCAACAAAGGACATCCATGGATGGTTTACTTCACAACATTGGTTGCTGTCTGTGGTTCCTATGAATTTGGAACTTGTGTATGTGGTTACTtcacaaacaaataaataatgttTTAACATAAGAGAAGCATAGCATGATATATTGTTTGAAGAGTTTGATAGATATGAGTGTTTGAAATTGCAGGCTGGATATTCTTCTCCTACTCAAGATGCTATTAGAACTGATCTTGGTCTGTCTTTGGCAGAGGTAATTCATCATGATTATTGGTGCTAGCAAATTAAACTAACCATGGATTTGATCTAATTCTGCTTCAATTTTGGGTATGACTACAGTATTCTTTGTTTGGCTCCATCTTGACTTTCGGCGCCATGATTGGCGCCATAACTGCCGGACCGATTGCTGATTTGATTGGTCGAAAAGGGGTAAGTTAAGGGAGATTGTGATTTTTGGCATTCAAGGTGTTCAAGTTTTTTATGTGTGGAATGTTTTCAGGCAATGAGGGTGTCAAGTGCCTTCTGTGTTGCAGGCTGGCTTGTCATTTTCTTTTCTGAGGTTCTTTTTTCTTCTTACAAAACTCTTGCACACTTTTCTAACACAACTTTTTTCAACTAATTTGACACTTTTTTTTGAACTTCCATGCAGGGTCCAATACCTTTAGACATAGGGAGGCTAGCAACTGGATATGGAATGGGATCTTTTTCATATGTGGTTGGTTTCACTCACATTCATTCTCTTTTACTTGTCATTGTCACTTTTTGGTACATTCTTGGATCaatgtaaatttgtatttaGATATTCGACCCAAGGATGTACGAAAATGTGAAGTGACAGATAAAGAAGATTGCAATGTCATTTGAGACAATTGCATGTATGTTCAAATTATTAAACTCTATTTTGATGATATATATTTGATGGATTATATTATGTAAGGTTCCTGTCTTCATAGCAGAGATTGCACCAAAAGAACTCCGAGGTGCTCTCACTGCACTAAACCAGGTACATTTTGAAGAATTTACATGTAGTAATACTTTAGGTCTTTAGCAAAGTTAGTAATAATGTCTAATCTTTTTTCTCCACATTGTAGTTCATGATTTGTGGTGCAGTATCTGTTTCATTTGTAATTGGAAATGTACTCTCATGGAGGACTTTAGCTTTAATTGGTTAGTTCACTTTCCAATTTGAATGTAATTCCAAGAAGACTAGAACTTGAAACTCAAGATACTATGATGGAAGACTCAATAGTTTAGTGTTTGCACTTTTTTGCAGGCCTCATACCCACTGGTGTGTTGCTTTTGGGTCTTTTTATCATTCCAGAATCTCCTAGATGGCTGGTAAGAAATTAATTCACATTTGCATTGTTATTCTAAAGTGGAAACACCAAAGAATATTGACCGAAAATCGACTGCAGGCGAAGAGAGGGCGAGGAAAAGAATTCGAGGCAGCATTGCAGACGCTTCGAGGAAAAGATGCTGATATATCTCAAGAGGCAGATGAAATCCAGGTTCCTATTTTATAAGCACAATTCTTTGACTTTGAttatatgcacaaaattaaggATCATGCAACTTTTTGATAGGGTGTATGTAACTAACTTTTTGATAGGGTGTATGTAACTATGTATCATTACTACACAGGATTACATAACAAGTTTAGAACAGCTCCCAAAACCAAAGCTGCTGGAATTGTTTCAGACAAGATATTTGCGCTCTGTCACAGTAAACTATACTTATAATTCAAATTCTTTCTTTCCCTATTGTAATgctaccaaaaaaaaaaaaaattcccaAGTGATTTTTACtaatgttttatttaatttgttgatGAACAGATTGGAATAGGGCTTATGGTATGCCAGCAATTTGGTGGAATCAATGGAATTTGTTTCTATCTCAGCAGTATTTTTGAGCTAGCAGGTAGTTCACTCTGAGTCTCTGATACCTTAATATTTTTTTGCATAATTGAAAGCATGATTGGAATGTTGAATAAGCTTCTTGAAGCAAAGAAGCACTAAgacttttgttttgttttgaatAATGTCTGAATTTCATGATGTCATAGGATTTTCTGCATTTGCTGGAACAGTAATATATGCTTGCCTTCAGGTTCCTACTTTTAACTTATTCACCAATTCttggaaaataatttttttccctCAATAAACTAACTCAtcaattgattttgttttttggaGATTGTGATCACTGGCCTTGGTGCAGCTCTGATAGATAAAGCTGGCAGGAAGCCCCTATTACTGGTTAATTCAAAGCAGAGAACAATTCACCTTCAAACTTTGTTGGTTTCCTtatcaaaactcttttcttgttttcttttagaTCTCTGGAACTGGATTAGTAGCTGGTTGTATATTTACAGCAGCTGCATTCTACCTTAAGGTATATCctgaatttgaaatttgataaTATATTTTATGTAAAAGGTGACAATAATTATTTTGTGAAGGTTCATGAAGTGGGATTGGGGGCAGTCCCTGCACTTGCTTTGATTGGTATACTGGTATGAACATTGATGTTTGTTTCTTGATGCTACTTTCTTGCATTGGtctttgaaataaataaatattaactcATTTTCTACCTAACTCAACTCTTATGGTGATACTAGGTCTATATAGGATCATTTTCACTTGGAATGGGAGCAGTGCCTTGGGTTGTCATGTCTGAGGTACTTGACAACTTAATTGACTTGTCTTCTGTTATCAGAATCAGCAAAACTTTGTTAAAGACATGAATCTTGCTTATGTTACACTCtcttttttgtgttttgatcttataTAATGTAACTTTGGATGTGTCTGTGTTCACTTACTGTCTCTATTAGAGACATGGTTATAGTGACatgtttatatataaatatcacATATGAGATGcatatttttaattacaattttatCCCTTTGAAATTTCACTTTCATCCCTTACATGCTAATTACTAATGTTAAGAATCTTCTTCATGTCATATTAAATATTTACATAACAAAAAACAATTTCTCATGCTCACTGTAGAGGAAACATAAAATTAGGTTCAGCAGCAGAAACAAATACATGACTGAAAAACCTCTAAACACACAAACTACATGTATTCATATGCGTCTATATCTGTGTATATGCATGTCTTCATTGTTTTGAGACAGTAAACAAACATAACCTTTTTGTTGCAGATATTTCCTATCAACATAAAAGGGCTGGCAGGGAGTGTAGCTACATTAGTAAACTGGTTTGGTGCTTGGTTATGCTCTTATACCTTCAACTTTCTCATGAGCTGGAGCTCCTATGGTAAATACTAAATACTAATCTCTCTCATTTGCAACATAGAAATTGATCATTGGAGGTTGAATTTCAAGAAACCTGTTGTGTGTGATATTTTCAGGTACCTTTATTGTTTATGCTGCAATCAATGCAGTGGCCATAGTGTTTATAATTGTAGTGGTGCCAGAAACTAAGGGGAAAAGCCTTGAAGAATTACAAGCTGCCATTAATGCGTAGGAATAGTGAAAAAACATGCAAGTTGATGATTGAATAAACTAGTTGCTAGCCATAATCATTGTTTGGTTGCTGAATTGATGAATTCATTATCAAGTGTTACAATTGTATTCATGCAAAGGCATCAAAATGGAATTGCAAAATGTTccacaaaatattaaaataattagtttcTTCATTAACATGTCTCCTTAATTAATGGAACTTTGCCCACAACACAAATTCTACATCCGGAGAATAAATTATAGAACATAAGAAAtcaaagaataatataatataattaataccACGTTGTTCATAGGAGATAAAATCCAATGATGAAAAAATTCACCACCATCTCTTCTGTTttagttatttataaaaataaatgatgACATGTGGgttatcttttctttttattttctttgtgaattgaataatttaaaattttaaaatatatttaatatatcaaGAACTATGTCTATATATTTGATAATTTGAAGACTAATTATCTCTTCAATGTGAGTTGGCTAATAAATTACTATATACATGAGacgaaaatttaaaatttaatattcatTTCAATCTATGAATAAGATCATCCCTCAACCAATTTAGAACATAATTGAATTATTGAACAACCCATTTATTGTCGTATTCAAATAACGAACATAGACCCACCGCAACCAAAGGATATTTTATATTGTGCTGCTGACCCACAAAAGATTTTTTTCTATCAAAGTGTGTTTTCTAAGATCCATTTATTTACTTCTTAGATTCCATCCAATACTGTGTGCGCAAATATTcaaatatattatatacatgGTTAGTATTGTAATGTTTTCTGCACACCTAGAAAGATAatattgatataaaaaaattgacttTATAAACTAATGTCAGATTCATTATCTTGAATAATATTCTCCCTTTCTATTAATCTGAAGAGGTGTGAGATTTTGTAATGGTGAAATGAATCAGCAACAAAAAAATGGCAGAGGAGGAGGAAGTCATAGAGAAGCTTGAAGAGTACACCAAGAACGCAAGGCATCACCAACTTGAGACTCTACGTTCAATCCTTCAACATAATGCAAAAGTGCTCTATCTCAAACCATTTCTCTCTAATCTTCATCATGATCTTGATGCTGATACTTTCAGAAGTTTAGTTCCTCTGTCTTCCTTTGAAGATTATGCTGACTACATCAACCATATGGCAGAACATGGAACACAACATGATTCTCCTCTTCTCTctgttgatcctcttcttgGCTTCTTTTACAGGTAGGTGCCACTTTTTCTTCaacaatcacattaattgtctTTGTTTTTGGCTTAGAAACACATGTAAATGTATGCAAGTGAATTTGGAATACACTATGATCCTAAGTCCTAATTTCTGAGCTTTAATTTGTATGTGATGTGATACTTTTTTGCATGTTgcttaattttatttgataacAGCTCTGGAACTGCCACCATGAAACCAAAATTGATTCCTTATTTTGATTCAAGTCTTTGCAATGATGCCACCTTTCTAGCTATCCAATGGACCTTTCTTATTCGTAAGAGGTAAAATTAGAATTGTAATTTTGCTTTTAAGGATGAAACTATAGCCATTCAAAAACTTGAAGGATCTTTCAATGCAGGTTCTTTCCTACAAGGCCTTCAATCAACAAGATCCTTTGGTTCCACCATGTTGGCAACATCACTACCGCGAAATGCGGCTTGAACGTTATGCCTGTTTCGCAATACATTTTGCAATGTGGCAAGGTTACTCCTCAAGAGATTCCTATGGTTTATGCTAGTCCTTCAGAAGTCTTTGTTGGATCTCATGCTGACCAACAAACCTATTGCCACCTTCTATGTGGCCTGAGGAATCTTGACCTTATAGATGGAATTGCAGCACCTTATTCCTTAGGATTGGTCAAAGCATTTACCCTTCTTGAGTCCAAGTGGGAACAACTATGTCATGATCTTGAACGTGGTTTCCCAAGTCATGAAATCTCAGATGTTGCAATGAGGGAAGCTGTAACAGAAACACTTGGAGGGCCTCAACCTGAATTGTCAAACAGAATAAGGCAAATTTGTGAAGATAATGGCAATGATTGGAGTGGAATTGCACATAGATTGTGGCGAAATGTTCGATTTATAAAGTGTGTTAGCACTGGAATCATGAAGCAATATTATCCAAAGGTAAAGTATTATGCAGGAGAAGTACCTGTTATAGGAGGAGATTACTTTGCTTCTGAGTGTAGTGTTGGTTTGAACTTAGACATAATGCAACCCCCTGAGACTACAAGATATGTGTTGTTTCCAAATACTACTTACTTTGAGTTTCTTCCATTTAACATGAATGATGAAGGCAATAACAATGTTGCTGACGAAATGTTTGATCTTAGCAGTGTAGAGGTTGGGAAGATGTATGAAATGGTTGTTACTACTTATGGCGGATTCTATCGCTATCGTTTAGGTGATGTAGTGCGAATTCTTGGCTTCTATAATTCTTCTCCAGAAGTGGAGTTTGTGATGAGAGCACCTAAAGCTGCTTCTGAGATTCTAACTGAGAGAGACTTGATTTCAGCAATTGATAACTTTCAACTTTCACTAAGAGGCGCCATGATGAGAACACAGATAGTTGAGTTTGCAAGTTTCTTAGACCAAGAATCAAGGCCGAAGCAGTTGAAGGTGTTCGTAGAAGTTCAAGAGGAAtctgatttcatggaggataaaCAAGAGGAATCAATTAGGACAATGAGAAGTTGTATTACCTCACTTGAAGGTAGCTTG includes:
- the LOC130932588 gene encoding sugar transporter ERD6-like 7, producing MGIKEDVEDGVEKNGIREPLISDHASNKGHPWMVYFTTLVAVCGSYEFGTCAGYSSPTQDAIRTDLGLSLAEYSLFGSILTFGAMIGAITAGPIADLIGRKGAMRVSSAFCVAGWLVIFFSEGPIPLDIGRLATGYGMGSFSYVVPVFIAEIAPKELRGALTALNQFMICGAVSVSFVIGNVLSWRTLALIGLIPTGVLLLGLFIIPESPRWLAKRGRGKEFEAALQTLRGKDADISQEADEIQDYITSLEQLPKPKLLELFQTRYLRSVTIGIGLMVCQQFGGINGICFYLSSIFELAGFSAFAGTVIYACLQIVITGLGAALIDKAGRKPLLLISGTGLVAGCIFTAAAFYLKVHEVGLGAVPALALIGILVYIGSFSLGMGAVPWVVMSEIFPINIKGLAGSVATLVNWFGAWLCSYTFNFLMSWSSYGTFIVYAAINAVAIVFIIVVVPETKGKSLEELQAAINA
- the LOC130935345 gene encoding probable indole-3-acetic acid-amido synthetase GH3.6, whose amino-acid sequence is MAEEEEVIEKLEEYTKNARHHQLETLRSILQHNAKVLYLKPFLSNLHHDLDADTFRSLVPLSSFEDYADYINHMAEHGTQHDSPLLSVDPLLGFFYSSGTATMKPKLIPYFDSSLCNDATFLAIQWTFLIRKRFFPTRPSINKILWFHHVGNITTAKCGLNVMPVSQYILQCGKVTPQEIPMVYASPSEVFVGSHADQQTYCHLLCGLRNLDLIDGIAAPYSLGLVKAFTLLESKWEQLCHDLERGFPSHEISDVAMREAVTETLGGPQPELSNRIRQICEDNGNDWSGIAHRLWRNVRFIKCVSTGIMKQYYPKVKYYAGEVPVIGGDYFASECSVGLNLDIMQPPETTRYVLFPNTTYFEFLPFNMNDEGNNNVADEMFDLSSVEVGKMYEMVVTTYGGFYRYRLGDVVRILGFYNSSPEVEFVMRAPKAASEILTERDLISAIDNFQLSLRGAMMRTQIVEFASFLDQESRPKQLKVFVEVQEESDFMEDKQEESIRTMRSCITSLEGSLGALYKVEKVKGQLGNLMVFILRPGAFDKLYEVAIRNGTPASQYKPPKILRNHEIVSVLEKYSLCDIR